A genomic stretch from Petrimonas mucosa includes:
- a CDS encoding metallophosphoesterase, producing the protein MKSFFISILLFYLTANIYAAIRIYQLVPPAIWIRTTVMAIYLLGFASLLIFFRFGESMPVWSAGLFYRFGTSWMIALLYICLLLILVDLLRIVNHFTHIVDKERVAAMLYHNGTTAAIGLGIIVLTLIYGNWQYHNKKRSHLTIKSGKIEKPVRIVGISDLHLGYTISVKELHKWVEMINAEEPDIVIIGGDLIDNQLRPVTRQSLDRELRRIHAPLGIYACTGNHEYISGIRNCIDFYNRSGITLLRDTILQKNGLTIIGREDHSRKNRKPLSELTTHWDKSTFSILLNHQPYDLEEAVREGIDFQFSGHTHRGQVFPASLLTDRIFELSQGYLRKGDTHFYVSSGLGIWGGKFRIGTRSEYLVLDLIN; encoded by the coding sequence ATGAAATCTTTTTTCATCTCTATACTGCTGTTTTACCTAACGGCCAACATCTACGCCGCGATACGGATATATCAGCTTGTTCCCCCGGCAATATGGATCAGGACCACCGTCATGGCAATCTATCTCCTCGGGTTTGCCAGCCTGCTCATATTTTTCCGTTTTGGCGAGTCGATGCCTGTGTGGAGTGCCGGTCTCTTCTACCGGTTTGGCACATCATGGATGATCGCATTGCTCTATATCTGCCTGCTCCTCATTTTGGTCGACCTCCTCCGGATCGTCAATCATTTCACCCATATTGTCGACAAGGAGAGAGTTGCGGCAATGTTGTACCACAATGGAACCACTGCCGCTATTGGCCTGGGAATAATCGTATTGACACTGATTTACGGCAATTGGCAATACCACAACAAAAAACGCTCGCACCTCACCATCAAGAGCGGAAAAATTGAAAAACCGGTACGGATAGTCGGTATCAGCGATCTGCATCTGGGATACACCATCTCCGTAAAGGAGCTGCACAAGTGGGTAGAGATGATCAATGCCGAAGAGCCCGACATCGTCATTATCGGAGGCGATCTGATCGACAACCAGTTACGTCCTGTCACCCGGCAGTCGCTCGACAGGGAATTGAGGAGGATCCATGCACCATTGGGAATCTATGCATGTACCGGCAATCACGAGTATATATCCGGAATCAGGAACTGTATCGATTTTTACAACCGGTCGGGCATCACACTGCTGCGAGATACCATACTGCAGAAAAACGGGCTGACAATCATCGGGAGGGAAGATCACTCCCGGAAAAACCGCAAGCCGCTATCAGAACTGACAACCCATTGGGACAAGTCGACCTTCTCGATCCTGCTCAACCACCAACCCTATGATCTGGAGGAAGCTGTACGCGAAGGGATAGATTTTCAATTCTCCGGCCACACCCATAGGGGACAGGTCTTCCCTGCCTCCCTGCTGACCGACAGGATTTTTGAACTTTCTCAGGGGTATCTCCGGAAAGGGGATACCCATTTCTACGTCTCCTCGGGCCTGGGTATCTGGGGCGGAAAGTTCCGTATCGGTACCCGGTCGGAATACCTTGTACTGGATCTGATCAATTAA
- the trmD gene encoding tRNA (guanosine(37)-N1)-methyltransferase TrmD: MRIDIITVLPEMIEGALNCSILKRAQEKGLVQFGLHNLRDYTLDKHRRVDDYPFGGEAGMVLQIEPIDRCITHLKSLRDYDEVIFTTPDGEKFTQKVANELSLKENFIILCGHYKGVDYRVREHLVTREISIGDFVLTGGELAAAMIADAVVRVIPGAIGDEQSALSDSFQDNLLAPPVYTRPAEYKGWRVPDILLSGHERKIAEWRLEQAQERTRRLRPDLLDSTFGTLPHQSS, from the coding sequence ATGAGAATCGATATCATTACCGTCTTGCCTGAAATGATTGAGGGGGCTTTGAACTGCTCCATCTTAAAGCGTGCTCAGGAGAAAGGATTGGTTCAGTTCGGATTGCATAACCTCCGTGATTACACCCTCGACAAGCATCGTCGGGTGGATGATTATCCGTTCGGCGGGGAGGCCGGCATGGTGTTGCAGATCGAGCCGATCGACCGATGCATCACACACCTGAAATCACTCCGTGATTACGATGAAGTGATCTTTACCACGCCAGATGGGGAGAAGTTTACCCAAAAGGTTGCCAACGAACTGTCACTCAAGGAAAACTTCATAATCCTCTGTGGTCACTACAAGGGAGTGGACTACCGGGTCAGGGAGCACCTGGTGACCAGGGAGATCTCCATTGGCGACTTCGTACTGACCGGCGGTGAACTTGCTGCTGCCATGATTGCCGATGCGGTTGTCCGGGTCATTCCCGGTGCAATCGGTGACGAGCAATCTGCCCTTTCCGATTCGTTTCAGGACAATCTGCTGGCTCCGCCCGTCTATACCCGTCCTGCGGAGTACAAGGGATGGCGTGTTCCCGATATCCTGCTCTCGGGACATGAACGGAAAATTGCCGAGTGGCGTCTTGAACAGGCACAGGAGCGGACCCGTCGGTTGCGTCCCGATCTGCTTGATTCGACTTTCGGAACCTTGCCGCATCAAAGCAGTTGA
- a CDS encoding TonB-dependent receptor → MKKSTPFIISAVLWLSLHPLFAQKTDANIFGDVKSNGVHIPFVTIALKGTSIGTTTDNTGHYMLTNLPVGKQTLVAQCVGYKPQEKVIEIEAGKSVEINFEIEEEIMYLNDVVVTGTRTFKRRTETPVVVNILDNKSLNAVQACNISEGLRFQPGLRVETDCQTCSYTQLRMNGLGGGYSQILINGRPVFSPLIGLYGMEQIPSNMVERIEVVRGGGSALYGSSAIGGTVNVITQIPTKPGYEVSLTTNSINGEAADNVLTANTTMLSANGKAGVSLFANRRVRDFYDHPGITLGEDGSIIGEKDNFSELPALESNSFGGNLIFTPTYNQKLEANFTSLYEYRYGGEMTKKEAHLAKQSEERTHNILMGGLDYQINFNHDNSSLISYMAGQKTRRNHYTGLYPVSSDFDTSEEFAEAERNHLEDPPYGYTRNYTLQGGVQLNHRLDYFIGGTNVLTAGAEYLLDDIQDSIPHYRYGTDQTTKNAALFLQSDWKISNTFTLLTGIRGDKHNFIEHIILSPRASILYRLKNYTQFRFTWGTGFRAPQAFDTDMHIAFAGGGISRISLAPNLKEERSNSFSGSVNFDKATENYIYGFTLEGFYTRLNDAFHLQPVGKDEFGEQFEKQNGPGATVKGATLEVRGNYRQKVQLESGFTWQKSLHSEAVENIEGLEPKREFLRTPDRYGYAILSLFPVKNLNVSISTLYTGKMILAKFSPNTTLQSNEYRTSPSFTEISAKVGYTFALPFLESGLELFAGVKNIGNFYQDDFDNYRNRDSNYVWGPGLPRTIYMGIKVMAL, encoded by the coding sequence ATGAAAAAATCAACACCCTTTATCATATCAGCCGTTTTGTGGCTATCGCTTCATCCACTATTCGCCCAGAAAACCGACGCCAATATCTTCGGTGACGTAAAAAGCAACGGAGTTCACATTCCGTTCGTAACCATTGCCCTGAAAGGAACCTCTATCGGGACAACTACCGATAACACCGGGCACTACATGCTCACCAACCTCCCGGTTGGGAAACAGACACTGGTAGCTCAATGCGTGGGTTACAAACCACAGGAAAAGGTGATCGAGATCGAGGCCGGAAAATCTGTCGAGATAAATTTCGAGATAGAAGAAGAGATCATGTACCTCAACGATGTTGTGGTAACCGGAACGCGAACCTTCAAGCGACGGACCGAGACACCTGTCGTTGTAAACATCCTGGACAACAAAAGCCTCAATGCGGTACAGGCATGCAATATCTCCGAGGGGTTGCGGTTTCAGCCGGGACTTCGCGTGGAGACGGATTGTCAGACCTGTAGTTACACGCAGCTCCGAATGAACGGGCTAGGCGGTGGATATTCACAAATACTGATTAACGGGCGACCGGTTTTCAGCCCACTGATCGGTCTATATGGGATGGAACAGATCCCGTCAAATATGGTGGAACGGATCGAAGTGGTGCGTGGCGGCGGATCTGCCCTGTACGGATCTAGCGCCATCGGCGGCACAGTAAACGTAATCACGCAGATTCCCACGAAACCGGGATATGAGGTGAGTCTGACCACCAACAGCATCAACGGCGAGGCGGCAGACAACGTATTGACAGCCAATACAACGATGCTTTCAGCAAATGGAAAGGCGGGTGTGTCGCTGTTTGCCAACCGCAGAGTACGCGATTTTTATGACCACCCGGGCATAACACTCGGGGAGGATGGAAGCATCATCGGCGAAAAGGATAACTTCTCTGAACTTCCCGCACTGGAAAGCAACTCGTTCGGCGGCAACCTGATCTTCACGCCTACGTACAACCAGAAACTGGAGGCCAACTTCACCAGTCTGTATGAATACCGGTACGGCGGCGAGATGACAAAAAAAGAGGCCCATCTGGCGAAACAGTCCGAGGAGAGAACCCACAACATTCTTATGGGTGGTCTCGATTATCAGATCAACTTCAATCACGACAACAGTTCACTTATCAGCTATATGGCTGGTCAGAAGACCAGGCGCAATCATTACACCGGCCTCTATCCGGTGTCAAGTGATTTTGACACGTCCGAAGAGTTTGCCGAAGCGGAACGCAACCATCTTGAAGATCCACCATATGGCTATACCCGTAACTACACTCTGCAGGGCGGCGTTCAACTCAATCACCGCCTGGATTACTTTATAGGTGGAACAAACGTTTTGACCGCAGGTGCGGAATACCTGCTCGACGACATCCAGGATTCGATACCGCACTACCGGTACGGGACCGACCAGACCACAAAGAATGCGGCTCTTTTTCTGCAAAGCGACTGGAAAATCAGCAACACCTTTACGCTGTTGACAGGAATCAGGGGCGACAAACACAACTTTATTGAGCATATCATCCTGAGTCCCAGAGCATCTATACTATACAGGCTGAAAAACTACACGCAGTTCCGATTCACCTGGGGTACAGGATTCCGGGCGCCTCAAGCCTTCGATACAGATATGCATATTGCATTTGCCGGTGGAGGAATCTCCCGAATTTCACTGGCTCCCAATTTGAAAGAGGAACGTTCAAACAGCTTTAGCGGCTCGGTAAATTTCGACAAGGCAACCGAAAACTATATCTACGGCTTCACACTGGAGGGGTTTTACACCAGGCTGAACGATGCATTCCATCTGCAGCCTGTAGGGAAGGATGAGTTTGGCGAACAGTTCGAAAAACAGAATGGCCCCGGGGCAACTGTAAAAGGAGCTACCCTTGAGGTACGGGGCAACTACAGGCAGAAGGTACAATTGGAGTCGGGATTCACCTGGCAAAAGAGTCTTCACTCCGAGGCAGTAGAGAACATCGAGGGGTTGGAGCCAAAACGCGAGTTCCTCCGTACTCCCGACAGGTACGGGTACGCCATTCTATCACTATTTCCGGTAAAGAATCTGAATGTATCCATCAGCACTCTCTATACCGGCAAGATGATATTGGCAAAATTTTCACCCAACACAACACTACAATCCAACGAATACCGTACATCGCCATCGTTTACAGAAATCAGTGCAAAGGTGGGCTATACGTTTGCACTGCCATTTCTGGAGAGCGGACTGGAGCTTTTTGCAGGAGTGAAGAACATCGGCAACTTCTACCAGGACGATTTTGACAACTACCGGAACCGGGACAGCAATTATGTCTGGGGCCCGGGATTACCGCGAACAATCTATATGGGTATAAAGGTGATGGCCCTCTAG
- the hydE gene encoding [FeFe] hydrogenase H-cluster radical SAM maturase HydE: MKLLKEELIRLLDAEGEEEHSLFDLAVKVKLGNGGHTVYLRGLIEFSNICKKNCYYCGIRKDNSNTRRYCLSRNEALDAIRFAYENGFGSVAIQSGEQSSDRFVREIDSLLKESMRITNGEIGITLSCGEQTEEVYRRWFESGASRYLLRIETSSEALYRKIHPADDNHRFAKRLEALESLKKTGYQTGTGVLIGLPSQTREDLADDLLFMKQFDIDMCGMGPYICHPKTPLYRYDRELLPLQERFRMTLRMIALLRILMPDINIAATTALQSIEAGGREKAILAGANVLMPNITPQQYRNDYLLYPNKPVTQLSDEDNLRFLEQSLNQIGHQIGYHQQGNSSHYIKKQYKRPNCSRYCHNFLFLPEG, translated from the coding sequence ATGAAACTCCTCAAAGAAGAACTCATCCGGCTGCTTGACGCAGAAGGCGAAGAGGAACACTCCTTGTTCGATTTGGCTGTAAAAGTCAAACTGGGAAATGGAGGCCATACGGTTTACCTGCGTGGACTGATCGAGTTTTCCAACATCTGCAAAAAGAACTGTTACTATTGCGGTATCCGTAAGGATAACAGCAACACCCGCCGTTATTGTCTCTCGCGGAATGAAGCACTGGATGCCATCCGGTTTGCCTATGAAAACGGGTTCGGGTCGGTTGCGATTCAGAGCGGGGAGCAATCCTCAGATAGGTTTGTCAGAGAGATCGACTCTCTCCTGAAAGAGTCGATGCGCATCACCAATGGGGAGATCGGTATCACCCTTTCCTGCGGTGAACAGACCGAAGAGGTCTATCGCCGCTGGTTCGAGAGCGGCGCCAGCCGATACCTGCTCCGGATCGAGACCTCCTCCGAAGCGCTTTACCGTAAAATTCACCCCGCCGACGACAATCACCGTTTTGCTAAACGGCTGGAAGCCCTGGAATCGCTTAAAAAAACAGGTTATCAGACCGGAACGGGTGTCCTGATCGGATTACCGTCCCAAACCAGAGAAGATCTGGCCGATGACCTGCTCTTCATGAAGCAGTTCGATATCGACATGTGCGGGATGGGACCCTATATCTGCCATCCCAAGACCCCGCTCTACCGATACGACCGGGAGCTTCTTCCACTGCAGGAACGGTTCAGGATGACACTCCGGATGATTGCCCTGTTGCGGATATTGATGCCCGACATCAATATCGCCGCCACCACCGCACTGCAATCGATCGAAGCCGGGGGACGAGAAAAGGCGATTCTGGCAGGAGCAAATGTGCTGATGCCCAATATTACGCCACAGCAATACCGTAACGACTATCTCCTCTATCCCAACAAACCGGTTACCCAACTGAGCGACGAGGATAACCTCCGCTTTCTCGAGCAGAGTCTCAATCAGATCGGTCACCAGATCGGCTATCACCAGCAGGGCAATTCCAGCCATTACATAAAAAAACAGTATAAACGACCAAACTGTAGTAGATATTGCCATAATTTCTTATTTTTGCCGGAAGGATGA
- a CDS encoding lysine exporter LysO family protein produces MKQSLIYLLLFAAGVILALTGQLPDALLNDDISKWILYGLLFLVGIQIGSGKKILLAVKRFGPAIALIPLATTVGTFAGAGVSSLLLPGRSLIDCLCVGAGFAYYSLSSILISEFRGAELGTVALLANIMREFIVLLLAPWMVRHFGKLAPICAGGATTMDTTLPIITRYSGSDYVVVALFHGMVIDFSVPLWISFFLSL; encoded by the coding sequence ATGAAGCAATCGCTCATCTATCTTCTTTTATTTGCGGCGGGCGTCATTCTGGCCCTCACCGGGCAACTCCCCGATGCATTACTCAACGACGACATCTCAAAATGGATCCTCTACGGGCTCCTCTTCCTTGTCGGCATACAGATCGGCAGCGGCAAGAAGATACTCCTTGCAGTCAAGCGGTTCGGACCCGCAATTGCGTTGATACCCCTTGCCACCACCGTGGGAACATTTGCAGGCGCGGGAGTGTCAAGCCTGCTCCTGCCGGGCAGGAGCCTGATCGACTGCCTCTGCGTAGGTGCCGGGTTTGCCTACTACTCGCTCTCGAGCATCCTTATCTCGGAGTTCCGCGGGGCTGAACTGGGAACAGTTGCCTTGCTGGCAAATATCATGCGTGAGTTTATCGTGCTGCTCCTTGCGCCCTGGATGGTAAGACATTTCGGGAAACTTGCCCCCATATGTGCCGGCGGTGCTACCACCATGGATACCACCCTCCCCATAATCACCAGGTATTCGGGATCCGACTATGTGGTTGTGGCACTCTTTCACGGGATGGTCATCGATTTTTCCGTACCTTTGTGGATAAGTTTTTTTCTATCGCTCTAA
- the hydF gene encoding [FeFe] hydrogenase H-cluster maturation GTPase HydF produces the protein MSHPKIDIGIFGRRNTGKSTLVNLLTGQDTAIVSDIPGTTTDPVRKSVEIFGIGPVILVDTAGVDDGGELGRKRVDKSLDTLKRVECAVLLITGNQFGQYELDLIHQFRRFNVPYLILHNKSDISRIATLTRTVIKRHSDAEVLDFSAKDPGNLEIIIDALRKIVPRTSLQPDRLIGDLVRPKALVLLITPIDSEAPEGRLILPQNRTIRDALDHHCITIVIRETELEDFMRLGIEPALVITDSQAFGHVARHIPGHIPLTSFSILFSRLKGDFHTFLRSTPLLSDLKEGDKILILESCTHQTNCDDIGRVKIPGLLQQFTGKKLSFTVVGGLSEIPPDDYAFVIQCGGCMISRKQLINRISPFIEKGIPVTNYGMALAYMNGIFERVTKLFP, from the coding sequence ATGTCTCATCCTAAAATAGATATCGGCATCTTCGGCCGCCGGAACACCGGCAAAAGCACGCTGGTCAACCTGCTCACGGGACAGGATACCGCAATCGTCTCCGACATTCCCGGAACAACCACCGATCCAGTAAGAAAGTCGGTCGAGATCTTCGGGATCGGCCCTGTCATATTGGTAGATACTGCCGGAGTTGACGATGGAGGCGAGTTGGGGAGAAAGAGGGTTGACAAGTCGCTCGACACCCTTAAACGGGTAGAGTGTGCCGTTTTGCTTATTACCGGAAATCAATTCGGCCAGTATGAGCTGGATCTTATCCATCAATTCAGGAGATTCAATGTCCCCTACCTCATTCTTCACAATAAAAGCGATATTTCCCGGATTGCCACGCTGACAAGAACGGTGATCAAACGACACAGCGATGCGGAGGTTCTCGACTTCAGCGCAAAAGATCCCGGCAATCTGGAGATTATCATCGATGCACTGCGAAAGATTGTCCCCCGGACAAGCCTGCAGCCCGATAGGTTAATCGGCGACCTGGTACGGCCAAAAGCGTTGGTACTGCTCATCACCCCCATCGACAGTGAAGCACCTGAAGGGCGACTGATTCTGCCACAAAACCGGACCATCCGGGACGCATTGGATCACCATTGTATCACGATCGTGATAAGGGAAACCGAGCTGGAGGATTTTATGAGACTGGGCATAGAGCCGGCATTGGTAATTACCGACAGCCAGGCCTTCGGCCATGTTGCCCGACATATACCCGGTCATATCCCGCTGACCAGTTTCAGCATCCTCTTTTCACGCTTGAAAGGTGATTTTCACACCTTCCTGAGGAGCACCCCTCTCCTTTCCGACCTGAAAGAGGGAGATAAAATTCTGATACTGGAGAGTTGCACCCATCAAACCAATTGCGACGATATCGGGCGGGTAAAGATTCCCGGACTGCTGCAACAATTTACAGGGAAAAAACTGTCGTTCACCGTAGTAGGCGGATTATCGGAGATTCCACCTGACGATTACGCCTTCGTCATCCAGTGCGGCGGCTGTATGATCAGCCGCAAACAACTGATAAACAGAATATCTCCATTTATTGAGAAAGGGATTCCGGTAACCAACTACGGAATGGCGCTGGCATACATGAACGGTATTTTCGAACGGGTAACGAAACTATTCCCATGA
- a CDS encoding TonB-dependent receptor domain-containing protein — translation MKETLLSLILLLATFVVYAEDVTVKGKLVSASDKQPLPYATVSVASKTIPDQAIRKFATDESGIFSTTLKAGDYIFTFHFVGMNIINRNVEIKDGESLVNIGQIEMLESSTELAEIRVTAQRPLVKVEIDKLTYSAKDDPESSTSSVLDLLRKVPLVTVDGEDNIQLKGSSSFKIYLNGKPSNMISNNPSQVLKSMPANSIKDVEVITDPGARYDAEGVGGIINIITDKRVDEGYSGSAGANGNTFGGYGGNAYLSLKYGKFGLTGNGAYFYHDRPEAETTFTREDIAPNPVNQLIQEGRTNNYGGGLLYNMQLSYEPDTLNLFNVSVGQFDGRFHTDSEQGTLSRGARNYSYLLNNNSSNHFGAFTLTTDYQRTFKKKDELLTISYRFERNPGDSKYETEYSEVEDYFYSDGYRMRSINDAGGKEHTGQVDYVNPLTSKQSIEVGLKYIYRDNSSRGDNRFLDPENGNAWMEDLSRKNDLDHTQQIMSGYAGYGFKAGKFGFKLGLRGENTAQKIHFMSSKVDTVVNTDFFDLVPSAAFSYQVGMTRTLRWGYNMRISRPGIWYLNPYINDADPNNIQYGNPNLDAEQTHNFNLNFGSFSQKVNFNASLSYSFTRNAITSRVFIDEYNGREGVTHTTYDNIGRNQSVGLDGYLSWTPMPIVRINLNGSVGYTDIQSTEDANISNSGFTGLVYSGLTFTLPKDVRLTANAGLFSSNIQLQTTQSAYYFYSFSAMKSFLNKKLDLSLNATAPFSKYINIDVNTTGDGFEQKMNHRNPMRTFRLSLTYRFGDLKSSVRKVKRTITNEDLLQGGSQEGTGAGVPVTGS, via the coding sequence ATGAAAGAGACACTACTATCCTTGATTCTCCTGCTTGCCACGTTTGTGGTTTATGCGGAGGATGTCACCGTGAAAGGCAAACTGGTCAGCGCTAGCGACAAACAGCCGCTTCCTTATGCCACAGTTTCGGTTGCCTCAAAAACGATTCCTGATCAGGCCATCAGAAAATTTGCTACCGACGAGAGCGGAATTTTCTCCACTACGCTGAAAGCCGGGGACTATATCTTTACATTTCATTTTGTAGGAATGAACATCATTAACCGCAACGTGGAGATTAAGGATGGTGAATCTCTGGTTAATATTGGACAAATTGAGATGTTGGAGAGTTCTACCGAACTGGCCGAAATCAGAGTGACAGCCCAGCGTCCCCTGGTTAAGGTGGAGATCGATAAGCTTACCTACAGTGCAAAGGATGACCCCGAATCATCCACATCGAGCGTCCTGGACCTCTTAAGGAAGGTGCCCCTGGTGACAGTCGACGGGGAAGATAATATCCAACTGAAAGGCTCCTCAAGTTTTAAGATCTACCTGAACGGTAAACCGTCGAACATGATCTCGAACAATCCGTCGCAAGTGCTGAAAAGCATGCCGGCGAACAGCATAAAGGATGTAGAGGTAATCACCGACCCGGGAGCACGTTACGATGCCGAAGGTGTAGGCGGAATCATCAATATCATCACCGATAAAAGGGTGGACGAGGGTTATTCGGGCTCCGCAGGAGCCAATGGGAATACTTTTGGCGGGTATGGTGGCAACGCCTATCTCTCGCTGAAATATGGCAAGTTCGGACTTACAGGAAATGGAGCCTATTTCTACCACGACAGACCCGAAGCCGAAACGACATTCACCAGGGAGGATATTGCTCCTAATCCTGTAAATCAACTTATTCAGGAGGGACGCACCAACAATTATGGCGGTGGACTCTTATACAATATGCAGCTCAGTTATGAGCCGGATACCCTTAATCTCTTCAATGTCTCTGTCGGCCAGTTCGACGGACGGTTTCATACCGACTCGGAACAGGGTACCCTCTCCCGAGGAGCGAGAAACTACTCCTACCTGCTGAACAATAACTCGTCGAACCATTTCGGGGCGTTTACGCTGACAACCGATTATCAGCGGACATTCAAGAAGAAAGATGAGTTGTTGACCATCTCATACCGCTTCGAGAGGAATCCGGGCGACAGCAAATACGAAACAGAATACAGTGAGGTGGAAGACTATTTCTATTCCGACGGTTACCGGATGAGGAGCATCAACGATGCCGGTGGAAAAGAGCATACCGGACAGGTTGATTATGTGAATCCGCTGACCAGCAAACAGAGTATCGAGGTGGGCCTGAAATATATCTACCGTGACAACTCCAGTCGTGGCGACAACCGCTTCCTCGATCCCGAAAATGGGAATGCCTGGATGGAGGACCTGAGCCGGAAGAATGATCTCGACCATACGCAGCAGATCATGTCGGGTTATGCCGGTTACGGGTTTAAGGCAGGAAAGTTCGGTTTCAAACTGGGATTACGCGGTGAAAATACCGCCCAGAAGATTCACTTCATGAGTTCCAAGGTAGATACGGTGGTAAATACCGATTTCTTCGACCTGGTGCCTTCGGCTGCTTTCTCATACCAGGTGGGCATGACGAGAACTTTGCGATGGGGCTACAACATGCGCATCTCGCGTCCGGGCATCTGGTATCTGAACCCCTATATCAACGACGCGGATCCCAACAATATCCAGTATGGAAATCCCAACCTCGACGCGGAGCAGACCCACAATTTCAATCTCAATTTCGGCTCATTCTCGCAGAAGGTTAACTTCAATGCCTCATTGAGCTACTCTTTTACCCGTAACGCCATCACCTCGAGGGTATTCATCGATGAGTATAATGGCAGGGAGGGGGTTACCCACACTACATACGACAATATCGGACGCAACCAGTCGGTGGGACTGGACGGATACCTCAGCTGGACCCCCATGCCGATTGTAAGAATAAACCTGAACGGTTCGGTGGGGTATACCGATATTCAAAGTACGGAAGATGCCAATATCAGTAACAGCGGATTTACTGGATTGGTCTACAGTGGATTGACATTTACGCTGCCGAAGGATGTGAGGTTGACTGCCAACGCCGGACTCTTCTCCAGCAACATCCAGTTGCAGACTACCCAGTCGGCCTACTATTTCTACTCGTTCAGCGCGATGAAGAGTTTCCTGAACAAGAAGCTGGATCTCTCCCTCAATGCGACGGCACCTTTTAGCAAGTACATCAATATAGACGTAAATACTACCGGCGACGGATTCGAGCAGAAAATGAACCACCGGAATCCGATGCGTACATTCCGGCTGAGCCTGACCTACCGGTTTGGCGACCTGAAATCTTCGGTCAGAAAAGTGAAGCGCACCATCACCAACGAGGATCTTCTGCAGGGAGGTTCGCAGGAGGGAACCGGAGCCGGCGTACCAGTTACCGGATCATAA
- a CDS encoding LysO family transporter produces MLNIFLVILSGVATGYAVRKVPFVKHAGSVITLVIALLLFFMGVSVGTNDQVLATFSTIGIEALIITIGGTSGTLLCAWLLYSTLFKKGGEKS; encoded by the coding sequence ATGCTCAATATTTTCCTTGTCATACTATCTGGCGTCGCCACAGGATATGCCGTCAGAAAGGTCCCGTTCGTCAAGCATGCCGGCAGTGTCATCACCCTTGTCATCGCCCTTCTGTTATTCTTTATGGGCGTGTCGGTCGGCACAAACGACCAGGTGCTGGCAACCTTCAGCACCATCGGCATCGAAGCATTGATCATCACGATTGGGGGTACTTCAGGGACCCTGCTTTGTGCCTGGCTGCTCTATTCAACGTTGTTCAAAAAAGGGGGTGAGAAATCATGA